The nucleotide sequence CGATTTCGGTGACGTCCTTCGAGGCGATCCCGGACAGGATGAGGGCCGAGTTCTCCGGCTCGACGACGTGATCCACCCTGGAGTGCATCAGCAGCGTCGGGGCGCTCACCTGGGCCAGTGCGTTCCGGGTGACGGCCCAGCCCTTGCGCATCGCATCCACCGCCTTGAGCGGCGTGCGGGAGTAGCCGAACTCCGATGCTCCGGGCCTGGCGATGTCGTCGGTGATGCCCTTGAGCGAGGGCACCAGGTACTTGAGGACCGGCAGCACGGTCATCTCCTTGCGCAGGCTCATCACGGCCGGGTTCACCAGCACGATGCCCGCGATGGCACCGGGATGCAGTTCGGCCAGCCGCAGGGTCAGCGTCCCGCCCATCGACAGGCCGCAGACGACCACCGAGCGGCAGGTGGCGGTGAGCTCGGACAGGGCGGTGGTGACGGCTCCGAGCCAGTCGTCGAAGGTGGTCCCGTTCATCTCCTGCCAGCTGGTGCCATGGCCGGGCAGCAGCGGCAGCCGGACCGAGAACCCCTCGGCCGCAAGGCGATCGGCCCATGGTCGCATCGACGCCGGTGATCCGGTGAACCCGTGGCAGAGCAGCACACCGACGTCCCCGCCCTGCTGGCTGAAGGCCTCGAGCGCGCTCGCCGGGGGCGGTGACGTCATCGGATCTCCTTGCAGCGGCGACGGGTGCCGGCCGCGTCGAGGGCCACCGGTAGGTTCATCTTCCCAGATCATGGACGGCCTGCCCAACGGAGGTTTTCGCCCGCGGGCGCGTACGGTGATCCCACTGCCGCGCGGCGGTCGGCCACGGCAACGAGAAGGGGCGCTCCAGGGTGCTGTACTACCTCTGCAAGTACGTGCTGATCGGTCCTGCGCTGCGGTTGTTCTTCCCGGCCAGGGTGATCGGAGCCGAGAACGTGCCCGCCGAGGGCGGCGTGATTCTCGTCGGGAACCACATCTCGGTCGCGGATTCGTTCTTCACCCCGCTGTTCGTCAAGCGCCGGGTGACCTTCCTGGCCAAGAGCGAGTACTTCACCGAGACGGGCCTCAAGGGCCGCCTCAAGAAGGCGTTCTTCAACGGGGTCGGTCAGGTCCCGATCGACCGCGGCGGCGCATCGGCCGCCCACGATGCGCTGATGACGGGCGTCCGGCTGCTCAAGCAGGGCGAGTGTCTCGGCATCTACCCGGAGGGCACGAGGTCGCCGGACGGGCGGCTCTACAAGGGCAAGACCGGGGTGGCCCGGATGGCGTTGGAGGCCGGGGTGCCGGTCGTCCCGCTGGTGATGATCGGTACCGACAAGGTGAACCCGATCGGCTCGAAGATGTGGCGCCCGCACCGTTACACCGCGATCTTCGGTCGGCCCCTCGAGTTCTCCCGCTACGAAGGCATGGCCGGCGACCGGTTCGTCGAGCGCTCGATGACGGACGAGATCATGTACCGCCTGATGGAGCTGTCGGGCCAGGAATACGTGGACGTCTACGCCGCGAAGGTCAAGGCCGACCTGGAGTCGGCCCGGCTGGCCGAACAGGTCAGGAGGGGCACGGCACTGGTCGAGGGACGAGGTCCCGGCACCGTCACACGCCTGCCCGGCACCAAAGCGGGCTGAGGAGTAGTCGCCCCCGTGGTG is from Nakamurella sp. PAMC28650 and encodes:
- a CDS encoding carboxylesterase, which encodes MTSPPPASALEAFSQQGGDVGVLLCHGFTGSPASMRPWADRLAAEGFSVRLPLLPGHGTSWQEMNGTTFDDWLGAVTTALSELTATCRSVVVCGLSMGGTLTLRLAELHPGAIAGIVLVNPAVMSLRKEMTVLPVLKYLVPSLKGITDDIARPGASEFGYSRTPLKAVDAMRKGWAVTRNALAQVSAPTLLMHSRVDHVVEPENSALILSGIASKDVTEIVLERSFHVATLDYDAELIFDESVAFVRRVTSEPAS
- a CDS encoding 1-acyl-sn-glycerol-3-phosphate acyltransferase, translated to MLYYLCKYVLIGPALRLFFPARVIGAENVPAEGGVILVGNHISVADSFFTPLFVKRRVTFLAKSEYFTETGLKGRLKKAFFNGVGQVPIDRGGASAAHDALMTGVRLLKQGECLGIYPEGTRSPDGRLYKGKTGVARMALEAGVPVVPLVMIGTDKVNPIGSKMWRPHRYTAIFGRPLEFSRYEGMAGDRFVERSMTDEIMYRLMELSGQEYVDVYAAKVKADLESARLAEQVRRGTALVEGRGPGTVTRLPGTKAG